The genome window ATTTTTTCCTCTTCATTTGCTCCATTGGTCGGTGGGAGACCAAGCTCGTCGTCCGAAGCTTCCAGAAGGTAACCAAGCTCTGGCTGCCTCGACTCGCCTGAAGCCGACGTGTCTTCGGACGCTGGAAATGCCGGAACTTGTATCTCCTCCTCGAAGCTCTTAATCACCGAGTCAAGGTCTTGAATCTCCGGGACGGCGTCCGAGTCGTCCAGGATGTTAAGTAGGTCGTCTTGTATCAGCTTGACCTCCGCCGACCCCATACGCAACTCGTCCGAGTCAACTCGATCGGGAGTCTGAGTCGATGACTCGCCCGAGTTAATATCCGAGTTGTTCAATTCATCTCCGGTGTAGCCCGACTGGTGGGAGCTGGCAACCGAGTTGCTCGAGTCGACTCGGATGAGTTTTGTATCGGGTTGGGTACTATTGGTTTCTGAGTTCTCCGAGTTGTCCGAGTCATCTCGGGCTCGCTTCCTATAGTGGTTGCTTGTGT of Malus sylvestris chromosome 6, drMalSylv7.2, whole genome shotgun sequence contains these proteins:
- the LOC126627505 gene encoding uncharacterized protein LOC126627505, whose product is MDDTSNHYRKRARDDSDNSENSETNSTQPDTKLIRVDSSNSVASSHQSGYTGDELNNSDINSGESSTQTPDRVDSDELRMGSAEVKLIQDDLLNILDDSDAVPEIQDLDSVIKSFEEEIQVPAFPASEDTSASGESRQPELGYLLEASDDELGLPPTNGANEEEKIEAADFTESGSEAFGFDGMVGFDNDLIPSYDSFDFGIGGDSEFINDSYIGEFINDSYIGGEEYLALGGLFDYSGGGVSDDSWRTESLSAS